In one Dreissena polymorpha isolate Duluth1 chromosome 7, UMN_Dpol_1.0, whole genome shotgun sequence genomic region, the following are encoded:
- the LOC127838396 gene encoding uncharacterized protein LOC127838396 — protein MEDLVVDLRRTNAPLGFSFRSFMTCKEIQVLRSCIDVIESQIDPFFVAYVLVNNGYITKEVYDTITHMDICREGRSSIMVCLLRELTSRLSLQTLIKVLDELCYKEVAAKLLLALFKHQNEAVRVSEVYKSTSGKRPMIHTFFLNLKRMVHDAQFNNPREALQKLADRFMMKMNMETNLVKKQIFADKCVAILGAEIDAIAITFDTDLRNSKVFEEMRSLTINSSNTMITDVVYYGRLANAQCIAGQFEDGENMLRAARSQAYHIGPCLELVNMLYIEVCVRLWKFEHSPTIELRKSLMLYGRAGLESLEEEDVDTKTLWRRMFILRMVSCLIGLGKRANVIENCPLSACDIAEAKLLLADIEPSLDEMEIRRKMFFFAAKARIAELTKHKEDCLTYLHKAAFMARQGQFEELKFIVEFLKRMTDSTIHNTELSVLTFNIRHPNERDRFNVDAMDYSQSNVVVSRVSPKGNTNSENLKQLRMFAETTGIEPNRLQNIQVAYSKENTVILIQSEFDAATPQLFTSQTHPLNVTDLKSETFQRPGHSKMAGAFFLVSQENSDLVSSEQPQCFLQEHASIARTNINAMKNLDINNAKPVKSLESTCEQYVILTPSSFERDLYDIRSTHNEPMLFQQTYLKQRYQENCTPVLPHREEYGTLHKETEAHRPLDTKEPFRNDKSVLQSDGKWHQFSGTISEPTNDLENITYKHIEN, from the exons ATGGAAG ATCTGGTGGTTGACCTTCGGAGAACGAATGCTCCTCTCGGCTTTTCATTTCGGTCATTCATGACTTGCAAGGAAATTCAAGTACTAAGGAGTTGTATTGACGTCATTGAATCACAGATAGACCCGTTCTTTGTCGCATACGTTCTAGTTAATAACGGTTACATTACAAAAGAGGTGTATGACACAATAACACACATGGACATTTGTCGAGAAGGTAGATCTAGCATCATGGTTTGTCTTTTGAGAGAACTAACCAGTCGCCTGAGCCTGCAGACATTGATAAAGGTCCTGGATGAATTGTGTTACAAAGAGGTTGCAGCAAAACTACTGTTAGCTCTTTTCAAACATCAAAATGAAGCAGTGAGAGTTAGTGAGGTTTACAAATCGACTTCTGGCAAACGCCCTATGATCCACACTTTCTTCCTAAACTTAAAAAGGATGGTCCACGACGCACAGTTCAATAACCCAAGGGAAGCGCTGCAGAAACTTGCGGACAGGTTTATGATGAAGATGAATATGGAAACCAAtctggttaaaaaacaaatcttCGCCGACAAATGTGTTGCAATATTAGGAGCTGAAATCGATGCGATTGCTATCACATTTGATACGGATTTACGAAACAGTAAAGTATTTGAGGAGATGAGAAGCCTTACAATTAACTCAAGCAACACGATGATCACTGACGTGGTGTATTACGGTCGCCTTGCAAACGCACAATGCATAGCTGGACAATTTGAGGACGGTGAGAATATGTTGCGGGCTGCACGAAGCCAGGCTTACCACATTGGACCCTGTTTAGAACTGGTCAACATGTTGTACATAGAAGTGTGTGTTAGGCTCTGGAAGTTTGAACACTCGCCGACCATTGAACTAAGAAAGTCGCTCATGCTTTACGGTCGTGCTGGCTTAGAAAGTCTTGAAGAAGAGGATGTCGATACTAAGACGCTATGGAGACGAATGTTCATCCTCAGAATGGTTTCCTGCTTGATTGGGCTTGGAAAAAGGGCAAATGTTATCGAAAACTGTCCATTAAGCGCATGCGATATAGCTGAGGCTAAACTATTACTTGCTGACATCGAACCTTCATTGGATGAAATGGAAATCAGAAGAAAGATGTTTTTCTTTGCTGCAAAAGCAAGAATAGCTGAACTAACCAAACATAAAGAAGACTGTTTAACTTATTTGCATAAAGCCGCATTCATGGCTCGACAAGGGCAATTTGAGGAGTTGAAATTTATTGTGGAATTCTTAAAGCGAATGACTGATTCAACAATTCACAATACCGAACTTTCGGTATTAACGTTTAACATCAGACATCCAAACGAGAGAGACCGATTTAATGTTGACGCTATGGATTACTCCCAAAGTAATGTTGTTGTTAGCAGAGTGTCTCCAAAAGGCAATACAAACAGTGAAAACTTAAAACAACTAAGGATGTTCGCAGAAACAACTGGTATAGAACCTAATAGATTGCAAAACATTCAGGTCGCATATTCAAAAGAAAACACTGTTATACTTATTCAGTCAGAATTTGACGCTGCCACTCCGCAGTTATTCACATCTCAAACGCATCCGTTAAATGTTACTGATTTAAAGAGCGAAACCTTCCAGCGTCCTGGTCATTCTAAGATGGCAGGTGCCTTTTTCTTggtaagtcaagaaaattcagATCTGGTATCGTCTGAGCAACCGCAATGCTTCCTGCAAGAACATGCGTCTATAGCCCGGACGAACATAAACGCCATGAAAAATTTGGATATTAATAACGCCAAGCCAGTCAAGTCTTTGGAGTCAACTTGCGAGCAGTATGTTATTCTTACCCCTTCATCATTTGAACGCGATTTGTACGACATAAGATCAACTCACAATGAACCGATGTTATTTCAGCAAACATACCTCAAACAAAGGTATCAAGAAAATTGCACGCCGGTATTACCGCATCGTGAAGAGTATGGCACGCTGCACAAAGAAACAGAGGCGCACAGGCCTTTGGATACAAAAGAACCTTTCAGAAATGATAAGAGTGTGCTGCAAAGTGACGGAAAGTGGCATCAGTTTTCAGGTACAATATCTGAACCAACAAATGATTTGGAAAACATCACATATAAACATATTGAAAACTAA